The Aythya fuligula isolate bAytFul2 chromosome 1, bAytFul2.pri, whole genome shotgun sequence nucleotide sequence ttcacagcactGCACTCTTGGTGGCATGCATAAGTTGCCAGTTCTCCAATAACATACTGTGTGTACTATATTCATACCTCATTTTAATTGCTCTTGATGGACTTAAACTTGAGTCAGGCCTACTGTTAGACAAAGCCAGTCTCGGTATCACTGTTTTGAGGCCATTTTCTGACAATGCAGATTTCTTTGAAGAGTAAGATGTTTCTTCTGATTTTGGCAATAGTTAAAGTAACATGAAAATGTGTTGTTCCTGTGTTTACAGAGGTCTGAAGCATCAGATCAGTGATGAGACATGACTTCCCCTAAGCTATGTCCATTCCTCCCCTAGATACTGCATACTCTTAaacctctgtgtttttctttttgtcagccagcgagctgtctctctgctttTGATGTATTTAAATGGAGGAATCCTTGCACATTGTGTGTGATATTTTGTACAGTTGAGCAGCCTACAGTGAGAAGAAGCCTTGGCTCTCAAATACAGCTTCTTCAGGTCTAGCATTGGCCAAAACTCAGgcaagatcatagaatcacaaaatggtttaggttggaaggggcctctggaCATCCTCTGCTCCAGTCctttaatcatagaatcattacagaatcacagaatcatctaggttggaagagacctccaagatcaccgagtccaacctctgacctaacactaacaagtcctccactaaaccatatcactaagctctacatctaaatgtcttttaaagacctccaaggatggtgactgaaccacttccctgggcagcctattccaatgcctaacaaccctttcagtaaataagttcttcctaatatccaatgtaaacctcccctggcacaactttagcccattccccctcatcctgttaCCAGGCATGTGGcagaatagaccaacccccacctcgctacagcctcttttaagttacctgtagagagcgataaggtcaccccgagtctcctccaggctgaacaatcccagctccctcagctgctcctcataagacttgttctccagacccctcaccagctctACCACTGTGCTCACAGTGGTGGCCTTCTCCAACTGTCACTCAGATCAGCAGGAACCATAGATGTTTAGTAACATGGGGAAGAGCTAAGAAAAACTGATCACAAGATCCGTTGTTTCTTTGAGTAAATTCTCCTGTCAGATTTCTAGATGCTGTAGAATTCTGTTCCTTCAGTGATGCCTCCCATAAACTATAAGAATGCTATATAAGTACTGAACCACAAGAATGCGGAGTTTCTGGTTACACAAGTAGTGAAGTTTTGCAGTGTTTGGGCGTTATGTCTGAGAAATCTCTTCACGTGTCTGAAAACTACTTTTTCTAGCAGATCTAAGTAATCTGCTATCACTCAAATAAGCTGGGAAACTAAGCTCTTTTAACTCTGGaacttaatgtatttttgtaaagattttAGCGATATTGTGaacatttttagagaaaaactTGTAGCAAAATGAGGTTTCTCGAAAACATGTTTCATATAAACTAAGTTCAGAATTCCTGTAAGAGGCACTGACATTGTACAAAGAAGCAGGAAGCTACCTAGACATTTTATCATACAGATCAAAGGACAATATGGGTGCTTTAATAGAACGTAGATGGTCTTATacaatcaaaagaaaaacaaaagcaaacaaagttttcaaatgtttcaaatgACTAGTTTGATGACTAGATGAGCAGTTCTTATTGGTTTACAGATGCTTCTGTGGCCTTGTGTTCACAAATCCAAAACCGCTCTTGTCTGCTAACACTATGATTACAAGCAAATCTCATTGTGTTATAAGCAGGAGGCTGacacccttttttttccataaagccCCTTACTCTGTTTTTGTATTATGTCTGCAACTTGTATTGGTTGATAGGTGGTTAAATGTGATctagcagtgtgctcaggtggccaagaaaaccaacagcatcctggcttgtatcagaaatagtgtggctACCAGAACtggggaagtgattgtccctctgtacttgtctttggtgaggccgcaccttgagtactgtgttcagttttgggtccctcactacagAAGAAGAACATAGAGGTACTcaagcaggtccagagaagggcaatgaagctggtgaggggtctggagaacaagtcttatgaggaacaGCTAAGGACATTGGTGTTATTTAGCCTAGAAAAAGGGTGGCTCAGGGGAGACCCTATTGCTCTCTATAACTATTTCAAAGGAGGCTGTATCTGGGCAGatgtcagtctcttctcccagggAATAAGCAACAGGACATGGGGAAAGGGCctcaggttgcaccaggggaagtttaggttggatattagcTACCAGCAGACTGTTGCATTTCCCATGTCCCAGACTGCCAGTGCTACGTGCTCAGAGGATTTGTTTCTGCACTTTGTGTTCCAGAAATGTGCAGTAGGAAACATTTTATTAGCAGGATTTCCTCTGGTAAGAAATGAACTTCCTCTTTCTGCAGTCACAGGAATTGTTTTCTACAGTTATGGCCACAGATTGTTCATAATGCAGAGTTAGTGTATTGGTTTATTTAAAAGGcaataagcagaaaaatgcaatgcTCACAagttaggacagaaaataaaaggaggtaAGAGGGTCAAAATGCTTGGGTCTGAGGGTGAGGCCAGAAGGTTGGCAGATGGGGAAATGGTGTACTAACATAGTGAGTAAGCACTGTAAAAACATCAGTTTTGGGAGAACATGAATAGCCCCGATTTAgtgcttctgcagctgtgccagctggTTAGTATCTCTGGCTGGTGGGTATCCCCAAAGCCATGAGCTGAGATGAAGAAGAACACTAAAGAGATCATTATGCAGCAGAAGACTATCAGGAATCCCACTGCACCTTCACCTTAAGCAGCCAGCACAAGTAGTACCCATTCTAGAGGATCTGCATAGGACCAAGAATATTCCTCTTCTGTCCTAGGACAGGAGAGCTGGTGTGTTATGGAGAGCACATTTCTGGAAGCTGGTGTGGAGCCTTCTTCTCTCTGATTTAGGCTTTCAGGTGGTACAAAAGTCTGTGGCCATGTCAGGACTGCCATTTATCCAAAGTGATTGTACAATAGACAAATACATCTTAACTATCAAGATCCCAAGAAGATCTGAGCTATTACTTTAGGGATAATAGGTACAGATCCAGCGCCTGGGCAAAGAGCAAGCCGATGTAGAGACAGTGAAGGAGTGCAAGTAGGCACACTCAGAATGATTCTTTATCTGAAAcctgaaaaaatacaggaaggaaaaagattaataaataatttgttctaCTACAGAGCCAAATGTTTCAGCCTGCTGTAAAACAAACTTCCACTGAAGTAGTTTCCAGTTGACTTTTGTCCCCTGGGACATGCTAGTTTCATCTGCTCAAAATAAGGTGGGCAACAAATCTTGTTAGAAAAGCCCATTCAGCTCATACACTGCTGGATAAATCCCGATTTTTGTGAACAGACAATGCCAGATACCACACGgtaacaggaggaaaaacaaaagacagctTATGATATCCACAGCCTATAATTACTGAGGCCAAAAATGTTCAGGAGAACAGGGTAGGGGGGAGCTTGTTAGGCCTGATGCAGAGCTGTTTTATCCCTCACATTTTCTAATATAAACAGTGGCAGAATCTGGGATGTCTGCAGTTTATGACAAATTCACTAAAGCCGTCTGATTTTTCTTATGATGATGCTTAATCCATCTGAAGATGATCTGAAGAACTTGAACTTCTGAACTTGACTAGAACTTGAACTTGACTAGAGATGAAAAAATGTCAAGAAGTTTTCCTTCAAGTACATAGTACAAAATCCCCAGATCTCTTTCCATATGGCTGATCTCCAGCCTAttgtcccccagtctgtaaATATAGCCAGCATTTCCTCTTCCCAAGTGTGGAATCTGGcacttgttaaacttcatagaGTTAAcgattgcccagctctctaatttgtcaggatctctctgcaaggcctttctaCCCTCAACACAGACAACAGATCCTCCCAATTtagtgtcatccacaaacttacTTAATACAACTTTAAGTCCTGTATcgaagtcatttatgaaaacattaaagagaactggccctgaAATGGAGCTCTGAAGAATCCCACTGGAGACTGGACACCAGCCTGAAATAACCTCATTTACTGTAATACTTTGAGCTTAACCCAACAtccaattgttcacccatcatattatgtttttatttagatgTATCTTGGTTATTTGGTTCAGAAGGATACTGtaagtcatatttttaaaagccctttAAAAGAGCCCCCACAATACTGGCCAACTTCAACTCTAATTGAggccacacaaattttctccctacaatgGTAAATGGCATCTCTACGGTCCTCCCATATCACCCAACCTCACTTGCAGTGGAcacacactttctttttctgcctaagGTCTACAAGACTCTGCTCAGCCAAGCCAACCTTCTGTCCTGCTTGCTTGACTTCCAACATTTTGGAATTTCCTGTTCCTGTGCTCATAAGAGGTGGTACTTAAAACTGAGTAGCACTGATGGGCACCAatgtcttcagaaaaatgtcttccaaaaaaaaaaagatcctggGGGACTATGCTCATcagttccctgagcagctccATATGGAAGTCTGCTTGCTTTCCCCATATACAGGGTTGAAGTTCTGGTGGCagttctcctcctcccaccaaaaattttaaatttgattaCTTATTTCACAGTCACTATGGCCAAGATTCCCACCAATCTCCACTTCATCCATGAGATCCTTTCTATTCACAAGTAAtagatctaggagggcacctcTCCTATCTGGTTCCTCTAGTACCTGTACCTAGAATTAGTACCTCCCTTAGTACTTGTAATTTCCaaggtcttctttcttgcctttcttgaaAATTGAAACAATGTTTGCCAGCTTCCTGTCAACTGGGATCTCCCTATGATATCCTTATCCCTAAATTGGAGGGACATGGATTTGAgggatggaccacttggtgggGAAGGAATTGGTTGGATGGTCGCACTCGAAGAGTTGTGGTCACTTACTGAATGTTCATGTGGAGGCAAGTGATGAGTGGTATATCTCAGAGCAGGTATTGGGACTGGTATTaattaacatctttgttggtgacatggactgtgggattgagtgcaccctcagcaagtttgccagtGACAcgaagctgtgtggtgcagttgacatGCTGTAGGGAAGTgatgccattcagagggacccaGAGTGGTGGGCACATGCAAACCTATGAAGTTCAAAAAAGCCAAGCACAAGGTCCTGCCTCTGGTCTGGGGCAATcctaagcacaaatacaggctggatggggaatggattgagaacagctctgaggagaagggcCTGGAGGTGTTGGTGGTTAAAAACTCAACGTGAGTTGGCAATGTGCgtttgcagcacagaaagccaactgtatccagggctgtatcaaaagaagtgtggccagcaggttgagggaggtgattctccccctaTATTCTGCTCTCATGAACCCCCACTTGGTGTACTCCATTTAGCTCTGGGGCCCCCCACACGAGAAAGATATAGACTTGTTGGATtgggtccagaggagagcaacaaagatgatcagagggctggagcgCTCCCCCTATGAAGataggctgagagagatggagttgttcagcctgcagaagagaagactccagggAAACTTTATAGTGGCCTTCTATTATCTAAAGGAAGTCTACAGAAAAGATGGGGAGGGACTCAGTATTGAGGGACTCAAtactgataggacaaggggtaatggctttaaactaaaaaacagtagatttagattagatattagcAAGAAACTCTTTCCTATGACGGTGGTAAAGAaccagaacaggttgcccatagAAGCAGTGGATGCTCCCTGTaaagtgttcaaggtcaggttggatggggttttgagcagcctggtctagtgggaggtgttcttgcccatggcaggggagttggaagtaaattatctttaaggtcccttccaaaccaaaccattctatgattctatgattccttcCTATCTGTCACTTCATTCTCTCtgattcctaaaaaaaaaaaataatgtgagtGTAACAGGTGACCTGCTAAAACTACCGATATACAGACAATATATCTGAAGAAATCATACTGGGACCTGTACTGAATAAGAAAACCTTTACAGTGGTGATGCTGGGTCTGGCCAAAGTCCCATCTCCCCTAAAATTTGGATTCCAACAATAGACAGAATGATCTAGGCAAAAATAGAAGAACAGGTTAAACATTTACTGATGGCACTGAATAATGTCAATAATCTTGACATAGGTATAAATTGAAAGTGAAAAAGTGACTCCCAGGAAAAATTCCAATcacaagtatttttcttcaaaattcctAAGAAAGGCAAGGTGCTATGGAGGATGGAAGTTTAGAAAAAGATGTCTGTGAGTTCATGGCACCTCCAccactgtttaaaaatactctctgaaaaatgacagcaatgtaaaggaaatgagaaactgAGGGAAGTAAATAACAACTAGGTCCCTTgtctatgaaatattttcagaactgCACCAATAGAATTGGTCACAGGTTGGAACACTgctgagaaagaaggaaatggtGATTCCAAATGAAACATCTTTAGAACACATCATGACAGATCATGCTTTGGTATGATgcaacaaaaagttattttaaattatttatagatGGAAAAAATCTTGGGAGAGGTCTAAAAGAGAGCAAAGTGGCAAAGAGAGGGCTGCAGGAGACCTATAACAGCAAAAATTGTATCTGACAGAAGTTCAGGACAGTTGAAATAGATCCATTCAGACACAGGTTTAATTGCTATCTCCTAATAGCTAACGAAAATGAATGCCTCAACTACAACTACATAAGACAACACCATCATAAGCCATACTGAAACAGCTTTTGCTAGATATTGTGCATTTCAGGAAGATGAGAACAAAGGATCACACTAGAAACCAAGAACTTTCAAGATCTGGAAGTTGAAATGTCTACATTAGGTACTGAAAAACATAGACATTAAAGTAAGTAGGGATGATCAATAACATCTTACTGTGTTGAGCtaacaaaacatcttttttgaATCAGACTTCTCTCCATTCATTGGCACTTTTGTATTTAGATCAGTAATAACTGCAAAGAGTTTCTTTTCAAAGTCATGGTTGTAAGtcccatcagaaaaaaaatgctgacagaAATTACATTGTGCTACAAACCCCAGTCCTTTATTTGCTTAAACACTTGATGGTATTCTCAGTATCTTGGTATGTGTTATTCAATGACAAGGAACTTACAAGTTCATGTTCAAAGCAGTGCCGTTCTCCCAGTAGAAACTTTCACCTTTCTTGCACAATCCAATCCAAGATTCATCTATTTTCAATAGCTTAACTaaagaatactgaaaaaaaaaaaagtattttatcaaAATGAGTTCTCACAACAAGAAACAAATCCCTCCTGTGACTTCAGAGGATGACTAGTTCATCTTTCTGTCATCTAGAAAGTTTTCATTAAGTATTTCATTGACAGTTATGAattgactctttttttcttggccCTAATTGAGCCTATGAATTGATTGTTTTAGTATCATAACCTTCAGTTAAACTATTCAGTTCTATACCCTTAAGGGTTATTACCATTCACTGCACCCAAAAATACCTAAACACCAAGTAttgtttatatacatgtatgcctATATGTGTTTATCAATCTCTACATATGCAGCTTGGTATAAATGGGATGGAACAAACAGGTATGTTTAAACTGCAGTTCAAATGGACATATGGGAGCTCCTCCCCTTCACAGTTCTTATTTAAAGCCTTGTGGGTATCTAcataaaaagagtaaaagacAGTTCACTATCTCATAAGTTTATAACAACCTATATCAAACACAGCAAAGGCTgatggaaaacagcagaagcagtaCTTGCAATAGGTTAATACTATAGAACTCCCTGCAACAAGCTGTCATTAGATTCAGTGAAATTAGGAATTATATGCATATTAACTGTCAGCATGGACTTAATAATTGACATGAAAATAATGTAGCCTTCTACTTCTCTACTCTTCCCTAGCAATTTCAGATCAATACTGTTCAGAAGAAACTGTCTTGATACGGTTCCAATGACATTTCTGCAGTTGTTGATGGACCTTCTTCTGGTGTGGGTAACACTACCCAGTGATGGAGACCAGACACCTCATGACACAGAGCATGAGGCTGACCCAGTAGGCCCATGTCAGTGTACCTGTGCTTCACTTTTATAAGGTGTGTTCATAGTTTGTACGTATGAGGTTTTTAAGCAGTAGTTTAAATAACACCAATTTCTACCTAGCCAATTATCAGCTGAACATCGCAAGCACTGAATTAAAAGTGGAACTTTCAGATAAGTAAGGAAGAGAAGCATTAACAAATCAGTCAAGTGATGTCCCACTCACAGGGCAACAATGCAGAAGGGGCTTGGAGAGGGGACAAATTGGCAAATATGTTGACAAAGAAAGGAGTCTGATTATAGGATAAAATCAGAGACCACATTCAGCAAGGGACTCACACTGAAGTGAGAATTATGTTCTGCATCTTTGTCATTGTTGAAATTCTTGTCACTGTGAAAATACTTATTAGCTCAAGACAAATTTAGATATGATTAAACTGTgtaatttcactgaagtttCCTCTATTTCAAGAGCTGCTACACCACCAACATGTAGCAGCCAGCCAGAAAAGTAGACTTTTGACCTctgtttaaaaatcacagtaacaaaGCTCAAAtgtcaatttatttaaaaactatcTTTCTGATGAAACTACTTTCTCATTGACATTACTCAAGAGGCAGCAAGTCTGTAAAAGCAAATTGCAGTTTTAGTAACATGCAGTAAGTAGCAAGATGTCACTAGCATTCAACTCAATGCAACTGGACCATAATATAGGCAAATTAAAGTGTCTTAACAAAATTATTAGAATGAGAAATGTCCAAACCAGCTTCCGTGGAAGTATATTCCCAACATTGATATAAGCATGAATCTCTAAGAGGCATTAAGGGATATCTAAAACCAGATACAAGTAGATAAAATGGATGATTTTCCATTATGCTGGTTTCAAAGGCTTGgtttcttttagaaaacaaaggatATATTCATTTGTCTATACTGAGAGTTCAATAGATTCATACTTGCTTTGAAGATGAACATacataggacagaaaaggaaaactatgTAAACTATttgattcattaaaaaagagCTTTTCAAAGTCATTCAAGTCAAATCCAGGCACAAAAGCAGTATGGGAAAGCTTTTAGTGCTGTTGCATCTGCTACAGTGAGACAGTTACTTAAATTGATCAAGTAGGTACTTTTCACTATCTGAATTCACACAGCctgtttattttacaaagatttaaaagataagaaaaagagAGCTATGTAGATAACAGtcaagaaaagagagagatgcaGAAGTTGTATTGGTTTATGTTCCATTACCATTTCAtccttattttcaaaaactgcaAGCAAAGATTCATTCTTAATGCAGAAGGCCTGACTAGATGTccagtttttttcctcttctgatatgaagtaacatttctttctgtaaccTATCCACTCACTGGGACACTGCTCAGAATGAAGGTTCCCACGCCGATATATCTGAAGCACTAGAACtacaaaggaaaagggagaacaaAATTTCTACCTGGTAAAATCATAGCATTCATCAGCATAACAATCTAAAGTGCAGATTTTTTGAAAGCCAATGCCACAACAGATGCCAGAAGAGAAGCCAAAAGAAGGTCAATGGTCCTGACCTTTCGTGACTTTCAGACAATGTGTTCAGCTGAGAAATGTGTGAGTTGAGGACAGCAGCCTGATtactaaaattaatataaaataaataggtctggaaaacatgtattttagaGAATTAGAGGCATTGACACATTTTTTAATCCAGTAATAGGGTAATAAACATAATATTATATGAATTTATCAATAATATTTACTTCAAGTGATGAAGTTGCTTCAATATcaatttgctttgattttgtaTCAAACCTTTTAAGTGTTTGAGAAACATGTGTGAAGGTAAGTAAATTAGATATTGATATGATGAGAATGAAATCTGTCTGTTAATGAAGAGGTAAAATTATCGTTATTTGGAGATAATGGTCTGGAGAATGGTTCTTAGGAGTTATTCCCCAGCATGTTTTGATGTCCCCCTTCATCTTCTTTCTGTCACAGTAGCTCTATGAGGGTAAGAAGACTCACTGGTATATTTTGCTTTAGCACTTACTTTAATTTCTTGTGTTAAAGAGAATTCATGCGCATTTACTTCAGTTTCTATTATCCAAACAAAAATAGTCTGATTGTTACTGAAAAGTTACAGTG carries:
- the LOC116500901 gene encoding C-type lectin domain family 2 member L-like is translated as MCPSNTSEVVEQESVVCSLRRRCCTKCNFLCTTFLLVMIILFVVLVLQIYRRGNLHSEQCPSEWIGYRKKCYFISEEEKNWTSSQAFCIKNESLLAVFENKDEMYSLVKLLKIDESWIGLCKKGESFYWENGTALNMNLFQIKNHSECAYLHSFTVSTSACSLPRRWICTYYP